A region from the Triticum urartu cultivar G1812 chromosome 1, Tu2.1, whole genome shotgun sequence genome encodes:
- the LOC125508860 gene encoding myosin-1-like — protein sequence MASVEVRSVRKSAALRPRGPTKVQPARSMSLDYKYSAARAGVEAGPAANGVGRRAAAAAADEEGEAVPPERDADSPYSSKATTTEEEESAGGGGEVDSASSAAATPRRPSPTAAAGPSPRDTRWGDTSSYGAKKKHRVFCQLPNGDWALCTVITTSGDESVLKVPEGKVLRLKTESLQPANPEILDGVDDLMQLSYLSEPSVLYNLQYRYSQDMIYTKAGPVLVAVNPFKKVALYGNEYIKAYRNKTMDSPHVYAIADSALREMKRDEVNQSIIISGESGAGKTETAKIAMQYLASLGGGSGIEYEILQTNPILEAFGNAKTLRNDNSSRFGKLIEIHFSTTGRICGAMIQTFLLEKSRVVQCAVGERSYHIFYQLCAGAPTTLREKLNLKKVDEYKYLKQSCCYSIAGVDDAEMFHAVTEAMNIVHISKEDQDNVFAMVSAVLWLGDVSFTIIDNENHVEITVEEAAETVSRLLGCSIEDLNLVLSKRHMKVNNENIVQKLTLTQATDTRDALAKALYASLFEWLVEQINKSLSVGKRRTGRSISILDIYGFESFDKNSFEQFCINYANERLQQHFNRHLFKLEQEEYVEDGIDWAKVEFEDNQDCLNLFEKKPLGLLSLLDEESTFPNATDLTFANKLKQHLDTNSCFRGERGKAFTVRHYAGEVAYDTSGFLEKNRDLLHMDSIQFLAKCKLSIPQTFASKMLAQSDNLESVPYRPSVADSQKLSVAMKFKGQLFQLMQRLESTTPHFIRCIKPNNLQLPAIYGQELVLQQLKCCGVLEVVRISRSGYPTRMTHQKFARRYGFLLLEDVASQDPLSVSVAILHQFNILPEMYQVGYTKLFFRTGQIGNLENTRNRTLHGVLRVQSCFRGHQARRHASERIRGVLALQSFIRAENARQSYSSLSKKHRAATLVQKNLKGWLARRYFIKIRKASVVVQSGIRGCLVRRCAGNVDLLNVLREFESKKEADGDQILIKASFLAELQRRILRAEATVREKDEENEMLHQRLQQYENRWLEYEQKMKAMEEMWQKQMRSLQSSLSVAKKSLALDETPRMSDSSVEQSWESNGNHVGGGSSQQLAAAPRITGRDMNASMSVIGRLAEELEQRSQVFADDAKFLVEVKSGQADASLNPDVELRRLKQNFDSWKKDFGSRIRETKVILNKLASGGGGGNESSPNSAKRKWWGRLNTSKFS from the exons ATGGCGTCGGTGGAGGTGCGGTCCGTGCGCAAGTCCGCGGCGCTGCGCCCGCGCGGGCCCACCAAGGTGCAGCCCGCGCGGTCCATGTCGCTCGACTACAAGTACTCCGCCGCGCGTGCCGGCGTCGAAGCCGGCCCGGCGGCCAACGGCGTCGGGCGCCGGGCCGCTGCTGCGGCGGCGGACGAGGAAGGGGAGGCGGTGCCGCCCGAGAGAGACGCCGACTCTCCCTACAGCTCCAAGGCGACGAcaacggaggaggaggagagtgcTGGGGGTGGCGGGGAGGTCGATTCGGCGTCCTCTGCAGCCGCAACGCCGCGGAGGCCGTCGCCGACGGCGGCTGCTGGCCCCTCACCACGCGACACCAGATGGGGTGACACCAGCTCCTACGGTGCTAAAAAG AAGCATAGAGTTTTTTGTCAGCTTCCAAATGGTGATTGGGCCTTATGCACCGTGATTACTACCTCTGGTGACGAGTCTGTACTAAAGGTTCCTGAAGGAAAA GTTCTAAGATTGAAAACGGAGAGCCTTCAACCTGCAAATCCTGAAATTCTTGATGGAGTGGATGATCTTATGCAGCTGAGTTATCTAAGTGAGCCATCTGTGCTGTACAACTTGCAGTACAGATATTCACAAGACATGATTTAT ACTAAAGCAGGTCCAGTTTTGGTGGCCGTCAACCCTTTTAAGAAGGTTGCActgtatggtaatgagtatattaAAGCATATAGAAACAAAACAATGGACAGTCCACATGTGTATGCAATAGCAGATTCAGCGCTTCGTGAAATGAAAAGAG ATGAAGTTAACCAGTCCATTATTATAAG TGGTGAGAGTGGAgcaggaaaaacagaaactgcaAAGATTGCCATGCAGTATCTGGCTTCACTTGGAGGTGGAAGTGGCATAGAGTATGAGATCCTACAGACCAACCCAATACTCGAGGCGTTTGGCAATGCAAAGACATTAAGAAATGATAATTCAAGTCGCTTC GGAAAGCTCATTGAAATTCATTTCAGTACGACTGGAAGAATATGTGGTGCCATGATTCAAACAT TTCTACTCGAGAAG TCAAGAGTTGTACAGTGTGCGGTCGGTGAGCGTTCCTACCATATATTTTATCAGCTATGTGCTGGTGCTCCAACGACTCTCAGAG AGAAGTTGAATTTGAAGAAGGTGGATGAATACAAATATCTGAAACAGAGTTGTTGCTATTCAATTGCTGGTGTGGATGATGCCGAAATGTTTCATGCTGTAACG GAAGCTATGAACATCGTCCATATCAGCAAGGAGGACCAAGATAATGTTTTTGCAATGGTTTCAGCTGTGCTCTGGCTTGGAGATGTCTCTTTCACAATTATTGATAATGAAAATCATGTTGAGATCACTGTAGAAGAAG CTGCGGAAACGGTTTCACGACTTCTTGGCTGCAGTATTGAAGATCTCAATTTAGTTTTGTCAAAGCGGCACATGAAAGTTAataatgagaatattgtccagaAGCTTACTCTTACACAG GCAACTGACACAAGGGATGCTCTGGCCAAAGCTCTCTATGCCAGTTTGTTCGAGTGGCTTGTAGAACAAATTAACAAGTCCCTTTCAGTTGGCAAGCGTCGAACTGGGAGATCAATCAGTATTCTTGACATCTACGGCTTTGAATCATTTGAT AAAAACAGTTTTGAACAGTTCTGCATTAATTATGCCAACGAGAGGCTACAACAACATTTCAATCGCCATTTGTTTAAGCTTGAGCAAGAG GAATATGTTGAAGATGGCATTGACTGGGCTAAGGTTGAGTTTGAGGACAATCAGGACTGTTTGAATCTATTTGAGAAG AAACCACTGGGGTTGTTGTCTCTGCTGGATGAGGAATCTACATTCCCTAATGCCACAGACCTTACTTTTGCAAACAAGCTCAAGCAACATCTTGACACTAATTCTTGCTTCAGAGGAGAAAGAGGCAAGGCTTTCACTGTCCGTCACTATGCAGGAGAG GTGGCGTATGACACATCGGGTTTTCTGGAGAAGAACAGAGATTTATTGCACATGGACTCAATTCAGTTCCTTGCCAAATGCAAATTATCTATACCACAAACGTTTGCATCTAAGATGCTTGCTCAATCTGATAATCTAGAATCTGTACCATACAGGCCTAGTGTTGCTGATTCACAGAAGTTAAGTGTAGCAATGAAGTTTAAG GGACAATTGTTCCAacttatgcaaagacttgaaagcACAACACCACACTTCATACGTTGCATTAAACCAAATAATTTGCAGCTCCCTGCCATTTACGGACAAGAACTTGTGCTTCAGCAACTGAAATGCTGCGGGGTTCTTGAAGTTGTGCGCATTTCAAGATCTGGGTACCCAACGAGAATGACTCATCAGAAGTTTGCTCGGCG gtatGGTTTTCTTCTTCTTGAGGATGTTGCGTCTCAAGATCCACTTAGTGTTTCGGTTGCAATTCTTCATCAATTCAACATTTTGCCTGAGATGTATCAAGTTGGCTACACAAAGTTGTTCTTCCGAACTGGTCAG ATTGGCAACCTTGAGAATACTCGGAATCGTACTCTACATGGTGTTTTAAGGGTTCAAAGCTGTTTCAGAGGGCATCAAGCACGGCGCCATGCAAGTGAACGAATCAGAGGAGTTTTGGCTCTTCAATCAT TCATTCGTGCTGAGAATGCAAGACAAAGTTATTCATCTCTGTCGAAGAAACATAGGGCAGCCACTCTTGTGCAGAAAAATCTAAAAGGCTGGCTTGCAAGAAGATACTTCATTAAGATACGGAAGGCTTCAGTGGTTGTACAATCTG GTATCCGTGGTTGTCTTGTTAGAAGATGCGCCGGCAATGTTGATCTACTGAACGTGTTAAGAGAATTTGAATCGAAAAAG GAGGCAGACGGCGACCAAATCTTGATCAAGGCGTCCTTCCTGGCCGAGCTGCAACGCCGAATCCTAAGAGCGGAGGCTACAGTTCGAGAGAAGGATGAGGAGAACGAGATGCTACACCAGCGGCTCCAGCAATACGAGAACCGATGGTTAGAATACGAGCAGAAAATGAAGGCGATGGAGGAGATGTGGCAGAAGCAGATGCGGTCGCTGCAGTCGAGCCTGTCGGTGGCGAAGAAGAGCCTGGCCCTGGACGAGACGCCTCGGATGTCGGACTCGTCCGTGGAGCAGAGCTGGGAGAGCAACGGGAACCACGTGGGCGGGGGCTCCTCCCAGCAGCTGGCCGCGGCGCCGCGGATCACCGGGCGCGATATGAACGCCAGCATGAGCGTCATCGGGCGGCTGGCGGAGGAGCTGGAGCAGCGGAGCCAGGTGTTCGCCGACGATGCCAAGTTCCTGGTGGAGGTCAAGTCCGGGCAGGCGGACGCGAGCCTGAACCCGGACGTGGAGCTCCGCAGGCTGAAGCAGAACTTCGACTCGTGGAAGAAGGACTTCGGCTCCCGCATCAGGGAGACCAAGGTGATCCTGAACAAGCtcgcgagcggcggcggcggcggcaacgaGTCCTCCCCCAACTCGGCCAAGCGGAAGTGGTGGGGCAGGCTCAACACCTCCAAGTTCTCGTGA
- the LOC125508862 gene encoding male-cone protein 1-like: MSQLARASLTAVAMFLLLAAAAAAGPAGCQDDVVALNEACYQYVQKGAPTVPPSQECCDAVKSVDVPCVCSYLGSPGVRDNISMEKVFYVSQQCGVSIPGNCGGSMV; encoded by the exons ATGTCTCAGCTCGCCCGCGCCAGCCTGACTGCGGTGGCGATGTTCCTTCTCCTTGCCGCCGCAGCAGCGGCGGGGCCGGCGGGCTGCCAGGACGACGTTGTGGCGCTCAACGAGGCCTGCTACCAGTACGTGCAGAAGGGCGCGCCGACGGTGCCGCCGTCGCAGGAGTGCTGCGACGCCGTGAAGAGCGTGGACGTGCCCTGCGTCTGCAGCTACCTGGGCAGCCCCGGCGTGCGGGACAACATCAGCATGGAGAAGGTGTTCTACGTCTCCCAGCAGTGCGGCGTCAGCATCCCTGGCAACTGCGGAG GATCGATGGTCTGA